In a genomic window of Virgibacillus sp. SK37:
- a CDS encoding GNAT family N-acetyltransferase, whose translation MEIRKANLNDALGVAKVQVDSWKTTYKDIVPNEYLEQMTYENRAKKWKDILSGQDVFVAEHKGEIIGFSNAGEERTGKYPDYKGELYAIYILKEHQGKGIGKLLLNPVVDRLKDKNIFSMAVSVLEENKSRLFYEHLGAKKIDRKRIEVSGKWLYELVYGWKDIKEIK comes from the coding sequence ATGGAGATTAGAAAAGCTAATTTAAACGACGCTTTAGGTGTTGCAAAAGTGCAGGTGGATAGTTGGAAAACTACATATAAAGATATTGTTCCAAATGAGTATTTAGAACAGATGACTTATGAAAACAGAGCGAAAAAGTGGAAGGATATTCTTTCTGGGCAGGATGTATTTGTTGCGGAACATAAGGGTGAAATAATTGGCTTCTCCAATGCCGGTGAGGAAAGAACAGGTAAATATCCTGATTATAAGGGTGAGTTATATGCAATATATATCCTTAAGGAACACCAAGGAAAGGGTATAGGGAAATTATTGCTTAACCCTGTCGTTGATAGATTAAAAGATAAAAATATTTTTTCAATGGCCGTATCCGTATTAGAAGAAAATAAATCAAGACTATTTTATGAGCACCTTGGAGCAAAGAAAATAGATAGGAAAAGGATAGAGGTTTCAGGTAAGTGGTTATATGAGCTTGTTTATGGTTGGAAAGATATAAAAGAAATAAAATAA
- a CDS encoding VOC family protein: protein MSKPFIEQVHYIRIPVRNLEQSAHWYRDVLGLQLLNITEEPLAIIKVNKGPFLLILVPTDDDTFAHFTIDNEKAFSIGFTSPRLTEFHQHLVDNQVTVEDIEEDNDHAYFHFYDPNGNKLQVHW from the coding sequence ATGAGTAAACCATTTATTGAACAAGTACATTATATTCGTATTCCTGTAAGAAATTTAGAACAGTCTGCGCATTGGTACAGAGATGTACTAGGCCTTCAGTTATTAAACATTACAGAGGAACCATTGGCGATTATCAAAGTAAATAAAGGTCCTTTTTTACTTATCTTGGTTCCTACGGATGATGATACCTTTGCACATTTTACAATTGATAATGAAAAAGCATTTAGTATCGGTTTTACTAGTCCAAGATTAACTGAATTTCATCAACACTTAGTTGATAATCAAGTTACAGTCGAGGATATTGAAGAAGATAACGATCATGCCTATTTCCACTTTTATGATCCAAACGGTAATAAGCTTCAAGTACATTGGTGA
- a CDS encoding lipid II flippase Amj family protein codes for MEVITEKLIYIALFIFIIHSIETLAYAVRLSGARVKMIASALSLFNIMVMVSRLANMMQQPFTGSLIDTAPTSNAQEFVATQFRFLIGASTIGTICGILLLPTFIALFSRAIIHLSEEKGSVPSLFKRIFSLQYIRRGVTHLNLPKFSYLRDTKIKDIPIRLFLINMIITAIYTIGVLSALYAALLAPERASTAIMASGLINGMATILLVIFVDPKVSVVADNVVNQRGSYQTLKNISLMMVTSRLLGTLLAQLFFIPGAKYIAWFTQFIV; via the coding sequence GTGGAAGTTATTACAGAGAAATTAATATACATAGCCTTATTTATCTTTATTATTCATTCTATTGAAACGCTTGCCTATGCAGTAAGATTATCGGGTGCAAGAGTAAAAATGATTGCTTCGGCATTATCTCTTTTCAATATAATGGTAATGGTTTCGAGATTGGCAAATATGATGCAGCAACCCTTTACTGGTAGCTTAATAGATACTGCGCCAACTAGTAATGCACAGGAATTTGTAGCGACGCAATTTCGTTTTCTTATAGGAGCTTCAACGATTGGAACTATATGTGGAATACTATTGCTACCCACCTTTATAGCCCTGTTTTCAAGGGCAATAATACATTTATCGGAAGAGAAGGGTTCTGTACCATCCTTATTTAAAAGAATTTTTTCCCTACAGTATATTAGGCGTGGAGTGACCCATCTTAACTTACCTAAATTTTCATATCTAAGAGATACGAAGATAAAGGATATTCCAATAAGATTATTTCTAATAAATATGATAATAACAGCAATATACACAATTGGCGTACTGTCAGCATTATATGCTGCTTTATTAGCACCAGAGCGAGCATCCACGGCTATCATGGCTTCAGGTTTAATAAATGGGATGGCAACAATCTTGTTGGTTATTTTCGTTGACCCAAAAGTCTCTGTGGTTGCCGATAACGTTGTTAATCAGAGAGGAAGCTACCAAACATTAAAAAATATTTCCTTAATGATGGTGACATCAAGATTGTTAGGCACATTGTTGGCTCAACTGTTCTTTATCCCTGGAGCAAAATATATTGCTTGGTTTACGCAGTTTATCGTTTAA